One segment of Phragmites australis chromosome 13, lpPhrAust1.1, whole genome shotgun sequence DNA contains the following:
- the LOC133887885 gene encoding heavy metal-associated isoprenylated plant protein 2-like — protein sequence MSKRTVLKVDTSCAKCKRKVLQAVSGLQGVDKIEIDSEKSTMTVTGSVDPVDVIVQTRKAGKRASVVTIGPPPKPEEKKPEQEKKPEQQKKPEQQKKPEEKQGEKKSAAGAEKKAPEPPVVFVHHVPSWPSCPMYQERVVYEQEPPPCSIM from the exons ATGTCGAAGAGGACGGTGCTCAAGGTGGACACCTCCTGCGCCAAATGCAAGCGCAAGGTCCTGCAGGCCGTCTCTGGCCTCCAAG GTGTTGACAAGATCGAGATCGACTCCGAAAAGAGCACGATGACGGTGACCGGCAGCGTGGACCCGGTGGACGTGATTGTGCAGACGAGGAAGGCCGGGAAGCGCGCGTCCGTTGTCACCATCGGCCCGCCACCCAAGCCGGAGGAGAAGAAACCCGAGCAGGAGAAGAAACCCGAGCAGCAGAAGAAACCCGAGCAGCAGAAAAAGCCCGAGGAGAAGCAGGGGGAGAAGAAATCGGCGGCGGGCGCGGAGAAGAAGGCGCCCGAGCCGCCGGTGGTGTTCGTCCACCATGTCCCCTCGTGGCCTTCGTGCCCAATGTACCAGGAGAGAGTAGTCTACGAGCAGGAACCCCCGCCCTGCTCCATCATGTAA